The following are from one region of the Littorina saxatilis isolate snail1 linkage group LG2, US_GU_Lsax_2.0, whole genome shotgun sequence genome:
- the LOC138958511 gene encoding uncharacterized protein translates to MLPNHMALISHLLLSMPACAEIPDAMQSVTDVAFHSSEQQTQHKELSVARQKRDHTDIQLILRYLLDRNPFTVDTALRSISSGKEAEATVNAEQAKGVENKILSSMIGNNVVDFTFKKKDQAVTMALKAKSSNLHDDLVHVHSMLLFQRLVTTVKNTNGCLEDAFAFEMCSVPASLFDSGGLPRQGTKAALATYIWTSTKQVNGVIPDDVTYVIDGGLLLHLLPWCRGSTYNQLTPSYADFLIRHFGKGTVVFDGYSCGPTTKDAAHLRRTSRANTACAITFEGDMVLCEPKERFLTNPNNKQRFINLLSSRFSQHGFDTVHTTADADRLAVKTSLELARKGNVILVGEDTDLLILLLYHLTPDHCPVFFTSVRSSTAKSAAKVWDIRKVQTVLGSQVCENILFALAFGGCDTISSPFGIGKPMCLTKLTQSTVFVQQAHVFSASPCRDTCDRGGYRSFHSRLCTRVVGL, encoded by the coding sequence ATGCTGCCCAATCATATGGCATTGATCTCCCACCTACTACTGAGTATGCCTGCCTGTGCAGAAATCCCCGACGCAATGCAGTCTGTCACAGACGTTGCATTCCATTCTAGCGAGCAACAAACGCAGCACAAAGAGTTGAGCGTGGCAAGGCAGAAGCGAGATCACACAGACATTCAGCTGATCTTGAGATATCTGCTTGATAGGAACCCTTTCACTGTGGATACAGCCCTCCGATCCATTTCAAGCGGAAAAGAAGCTGAAGCTACTGTGAATGCAGAACAAGCAAAAGGCGTAGAAAACAAGATTCTGAGCAGCATGATCGGAAATAATGTTGTGGATTTCACCTTTAAAAAGAAGGATCAAGCTGTAACCATGGCTCTGAAAGCCAAGTCGTCCAATCTGCACGATGATCTAGTACATGTTCACTCCATGCTGTTGTTCCAGAGACTAGTGACAACTGTGAAGAACACCAACGGATGTCTTGAGGACGCCTTTGCCTTTGAGATGTGCAGTGTCCCAGCATCGCTGTTTGATTCGGGTGGTCTGCCAAGACAAGGTACCAAGGCTGCACTGGCAACTTACATCTGGACTTCAACAAAGCAGGTAAATGGTGTTATTCCTGATGATGTAACATATGTCATCGATGGTGGCTTGCTGTTGCACCTTCTGCCCTGGTGCCGTGGTTCAACATACAACCAGCTTACTCCGAGTTACGCAGACTTTCTCATTCGTCATTTTGGCAAAGgaactgttgtttttgatggATACAGCTGCGGACCTACCACCAAAGATGCAGCCCATTTGCGAAGAACAAGCAGAGCCAATACAGCATGTGCCATCACTTTTGAGGGTGACATGGTCCTGTGCGAACCAAAGGAGCGCTTCCTGACGAATCCAAACAACAAACAGCGGTTCATCAACCTCCTTAGTTCCCGTTTTTCACAGCACGGCTTTGACACTGTCCATACAACTGCTGATGCTGATAGGCTCGCCGTAAAGACTTCTCTGGAATTGGCAAGGAAGGGAAACGTGATTCTGGTTGGCGAGGACACCGATCTGCTCATCCTTCTGTTGTACCATCTTACGCCAGATCACTGCCCCGTCTTCTTCACATCAGTGAGATCATCGACAGCAAAATCAGCTGCAAAAGTGTGGGACATCAGAAAAGTCCAGACTGTTCTTGGATCTCAAGTTTGTGAGAACATCCTGTTTGCGCTCGCCTTTGGTGGATGCGATACAATTAGCAGTCCATTCGGGATTGGAAAACCAATGTGTTTAACGAAATTGACCCAGTCAACAGTGTTCGTGCAGCAGGCCCATGTCTTCAGCGCCAGTCCTTGCAGAGAcacttgtgacaggggaggctaccgctcctttcacagcagactctgcacccgagttgttggcctttaa